One genomic window of Cygnus olor isolate bCygOlo1 chromosome 3, bCygOlo1.pri.v2, whole genome shotgun sequence includes the following:
- the TBCC gene encoding tubulin-specific chaperone C yields MAAAAGGAAAAAAEEPQAPGPALPERLQRREAERQQGVERQRQQREARAVQEERSEFVLAALGRERQAVEELLAAGPPDEAAARLQALQKLLTDSVRCLAPYELRQAQEAVARLQAALAARRQQLQPKKRFAFRALRKGAAPGAQPGPAEPADEPPAPCRGVAEGEPGGPPLCGFSGVEGRELELGPEELLQRDVVLAELRGCRVRLRGNANTLRVRDCRGCTVLCGPVSTSVLVDGCSECQLVVACQQLRTHRTRDSRFYIQVTSRAVIEDCTKVSFAPYAWSYPGIERDFESSGLDRNRNNWNLVDDFDWLASDKPSPNWCLIPEEERVSCWD; encoded by the coding sequence atggcggcggcggcaggaggggcggcggccgcggcggcggAGGAGCCGCAGGCCCCGGGCCCGGCGCTGCCGGAGCGGCTGCAGCGGCGCGAGGCGGAGCGGCAGCAGGGCGTGGagcggcagcggcagcagcgggAGGCGCGGGCGGTGCAGGAGGAGCGCAGCGAGTTCGTGCTGGCCGCGCTGGGCCGGGAGCGGCAGGCcgtggaggagctgctggcggCGGGCCCGCCGGACGAGGCGGCGGCGCGGCTGCAGGcgctgcagaagctgctgacgGACAGCGTGCGCTGCCTGGCGCCCTACGAGCTGCGCCAGGCGCAGGAGGCCGTGGCGCGGCTGCAGGCGGCGCTGGCGGCGCggcggcagcagctgcagcccaagaAGCGCTTCGCCTTCCGCGCCCTGCGGAAAGGAGCGGCCCCCGGcgcgcagcccggccccgccgagcccgcggacgagcccccggccccctgccGCGGCGTGGCCGAGGGGGAGCCGGGCGGGCCCCCGCTGTGCGGCTTCAGCGGCGTCGAGGgccgggagctggagctggggccggaggagctgctgcagcgcGACGTGGTGCTGGCCGAGCTGCGCGGCTGCCGGGTGCGGCTGCGGGGCAACGCCAACACGCTGCGGGTGCGGGACTGCCGCGGCTGCACCGTGCTCTGCGGGCCCGTGTCCACCTCCGTGCTGGTGGACGGCTGCAGCGAGTGCCAGCTGGTGGTGGCCTGCCAGCAGCTCCGCACGCACCGCACCCGCGACAGCCGGTTCTACATACAGGTGACCAGCCGGGCCGTGATCGAGGACTGCACCAAGGTCTCCTTCGCGCCCTACGCCTGGAGCTACCCGGGGATCGAGAGGGATTTCGAGTCGTCCGGGctggacagaaacagaaacaactgGAACCTGGTGGATGACTTCGACTGGCTGGCGAGCGACAAGCCTTCGCCCAACTGGTGCCTCATCCCTGAGGAGGAAAGGGTCAGCTGCTGGGACTGA